One Heyndrickxia oleronia genomic window, TCTCCTAGCTTTACCGAACGAGTAAAATGAATATTCGCTTTAGCTGTCAATGCTAATTCATCATTGATCACTGCAACTGCTAATGAATTTGCCTGTGCAAAAAGATGATGTCCTCGTGCAATCGCATTTCGTTTAAACACGTGTTCTTTTTTTACCTCGAAAATAGATATTGCACTTTTATCCAGGTCAATATCTATAATTTCTCCGATAACCTCATCGATCGGAAGTGAAATGACCTCATCTGCAAAACGTTTCTCCGCAACATTCTTTATCCTTTCCCTTAACTCTGGAATAGATAACTCCAGTCGATCTAAGCGAATGGTTTGGACACTTACATGAAATTGTTCTGCCAGTTCTTCATCAGTAATAAATGGATTAGTTTTTATCGTATCCTGTAATCGTATTTGCCGTTCTTTTTTCATTATCTTCATCAACAATCATCACCATTCACGATATTAGGACTTGGTACTAATAGTAGTATATAAAAAGAATGAGGAGAATGCAAGATAAGTAATCTTGCATTCTCCTTCAGTCTAATTTTTCTCCTGCTAATACTCCGGATTTCTCAATATAATTTCTTAATTGAGTATATTCATCATTTGTCCAGAAATCCTCCTGATTTATAAGTAACTGCGCATCATTTCGTGCTACTTCAAGTGCACGATAATCATGTACCATGTCCGCAACTTTAAACTCAGGCAACCCACTTTGTTTTTTTCCAAAAAAGTCTCCAGGTCCACGAAGCTCAAGATCTTTTTCACTTAATAAAAACCCATCATTGGTTTCTGTCATTATTTTCATTCTTTCCTTACCAACATCTGTTTTTGGGTTTGCAAGTAGAAAACAATATGATTGATCTTCTCCTCTACCGACCCTGCCTCGAAGCTGATGCAATTGTGAAAGACCAAAACGTTC contains:
- the fapR gene encoding transcription factor FapR — translated: MKIMKKERQIRLQDTIKTNPFITDEELAEQFHVSVQTIRLDRLELSIPELRERIKNVAEKRFADEVISLPIDEVIGEIIDIDLDKSAISIFEVKKEHVFKRNAIARGHHLFAQANSLAVAVINDELALTAKANIHFTRSVKLGERVIAKAKVYDVHNEKDRTVVEVNSFVGNELVFKGEFEMYRNSH